The Clupea harengus chromosome 22, Ch_v2.0.2, whole genome shotgun sequence genomic sequence GGCGGATTTAACTCTATAGTCCCCGTGGGCCATGGTGATTGTGGTTTTGCTGTATGATACGTCAAAGCATTaatataaaatacaacattttggGTTGTTGTATTTTGCTGTTACTGCAAAAGATACTTATGGAGTTGTCCGGACACTATTGGCTATACACAACATAATACTCACATTCAGTGGACAACAAACCAAATAAACATAGTAGGCTAAGTAATATAAATATGAAATTGACAGCCAGCTGTATTACTTCTGGAGCAGGTCAGATCATTTGAGGGACATgcactgaaattgtattttgaagTTTCATGTAATATAAGATTGAACCTTTTTCACACGAATAAACAAGTAACGGATGTAGACCACAGACAAGTAAGACAGCTCAAATACGATTGGTTTTCCTTTTCGTGACATATCACAAGCATAAATCATCAATATGGATATGTAAGCACCGGTTATTGCGTGTGTTTCGGTGACGCACGAGTCAGGTGTTGCCTCATATAGCGGAGGGAGCTGTCCTGGTGCTGAAAATCCAACAGCGGCGCTCGTTCACATAGACAGGAGAGATGCTATATATGTTTACGACTGTCATCTGAGCTATCTGCAAAAGGTAAAGAGCTTCTTTTCGTCTGTAACTAGTCAAAGTAATGCACTACAGCACTAATTATGCTCATAGAGCTCCGTGTACTTGCTATATTGTCTATATGTTTTGCTTGAAGCGGGTGTTGTTTTCTGGCATTCAGTGATATCATTCCAGAGGATTCACTCCTAGCACCGGTGGCTTCCGTTGTTTACCTGATTGATGATTTACGAGAGATAAAACTATATTTAGCATTTTTTGGGGAGAAAATACAATATTTAAGTGCATTTTGGCCAGATTTCAAATGGTTTAATCAGAGCTGAAAGCCACAAGTGAAAAGGTTACCTTGACAACGGGTGGTGACTCATTCGATGGGGTAGGCTATCGTTTAAAAAGGTGTTATAACAAAGCCCAACCCCGTATTGATTCACGACCAGAAGCTAAACGTTGCGCCTTTTGACTCGGTAACTGATTGTGTGCTATCACAATTATCTTTCTTTAATTATATGCCAAAATCAGTCTGTAGATATAGCATGTTTTGTAACTATAATCTAAAAAGTTCTTGCTGTGCATGTTTTATGAGAcagtgttgttgctgtttggTACTAATTGTGGTTATGTGTTCAATGCTTTCCAGGCATTATGCTGCTGTTACCTCACAAGCTTTCCATAGGAGTGGCTGTCTTGCTCGCACTTCTCCATGCTTGTGCGGTGCAGGGTGCGTCCATCCGGCAACACCGGCTTAGAGGAGGCGAACAGGGCGCATACCTTGCCCCGAGCTCCGACATGGTTAAAGCCCTGGAGTACATCGAGAGCCTGAAGCGACGGACAGGTGGGCTGGAGAACCCCACTGCTGACTACGACGAAGTAGACAAGTTCCGCTTCCTGGTGCAGCTCGCCTCCCTTCAGGACGAGAGCGCGCCGGAGCGCGGGGATGACGGCTGGCTGGAAAGCAAGGCTCCGCAGTGGGTGAAAGGGCTGCTGCGAGCGCTGGACCAAGCAGGCGAAAACACCGAAACTGCTCCACCTCAGGCAAGCCGCCCGTCCAAAACCAGACAAAAGTCAGCCGGTACGAATGGTCCTGTAAGGGACTACGCTGGCTTGGTAAAACCGCACAAAAAGTACCCGCTGATGTTCGAGGATGAGGAGAATGTCAGAGACAGCGCTTTCAAACGTGCCACGGAGGACCTGGATGAGCAGTACACCCCACAAAGCCTAGCCAACATGCGTTCTATCTTTGAGGAGCTTGGAAAACTATCGGCTAAAGACCAGAAGCGTGATAACCAGAAGTTCTACAGTAATGAccaggaggatgatgatgatgatgacatgtaCAGGGTGAGAAATCTTGCGTACGAGGATGTGACGGGCGGCGAAGACTGGGTGCCGTATGAGGAACAGGTAGAGACGGAAGAGATGGTCAAAGGCAGCCACGAGGAGTTTGAACGCGGTTTAGGAGACAGTGAAGAGGACGTAGAGACCATTGAGCGCCGTGCAAGTCAAGATCCTGACGATGACACGAAGCTTGTGGATTACTACCTGTTGAAGGTCCTGGAAATGAGTGACCAAGAACAAAAGCGGGACAGAACCGGGGGCCAAGACAGCAAAAGATTTATCCGGCCATCTATCATCGACCCGCAAGCCATCAACAAGCTGAAAGCTATCTCACTGAAAATGCAGGTCCCGCCCGATGAGCTCATTGAGATGCTGATAACGGGGGAAATCAGAAAACAAGAGCGCCCGGTGGTAGGGGTGGAAAGGAAAACGATGCCTCGCTACAAAGGTAGAATTGGCAAATATTACAATAGACGACTGCCTGACAAATTCTCTAACTACATCTCATCTGACTTTAAATCCGAGGACATTCTAAATCTCTTGGATAGCCTGGGCAGTCAGAAAACATATTACCCTAAGCAAAGGCCCTACAAGACCACTGTATCAAGATTTGTGACACCAAATGGTCATCACGGGAGCTTGATTATGTCAGATATGAATAAAGCCCTCAACAAAAGAAAAGACGATTACGACGACACAGTAGACGAAGATGAGTTGGCGACGTTTCTTGCGGCAAAAGTAATGACCGAGTACCCCGACACAGATAATTCCAAACGCTCTGTCCAGTCTGAAGCACAAGAGCAATTTCCCTATGAATTGTATGAAGAGGCAATGAAGGACTATTTTGACCAGGTAGACACTGGTAAAAGCGCTCCGGTGAAACGAGATACTGAGGCCAAACAAGAAACCGAGTTTAAAAACCTAAACGACGATTCTGCCTCGGAGCCATTAGATCAACAAACGCCAGAACCAGTTCAGGAGGAGAAAGAACACCGTGCAAAAATTGTTTCAGGAATGTAGACGGGAGAGAGAAGCGGACAGCAATGAATTTGTCCACTGGAGCAGATAGCTCATGTTTCATCACAAAAATAACCAGTCTGGTGGAAGTGGTATAGTTTTacatggaattttaaaatatATCTATTGTAAATACAACATAATCCAGTGTTCGAGAATAAAATGTATCCTATTTTGTCGTGGTCTCTGGATTTGTGGTTTTTATTGTTATATTACGTTCAGTCGAACAAAGAGCATATCCCCTTATTCATACTCTTAATAATACTCTAACTGGCTTGCTGCAGTCATTTACAATGGAAAAATGGCCTCTCTATTTCAATATTAGAATAAACAGGTTGGTGTCCTACTCATTTTTAAACCATTTTGTACGTGTTCGAAGATGTGCAAAGACTTAAAGACAAATAAAGCATTACCattattttcttcttgttgtgttgtgttaaattATTGTACATGTTCACAGTCTGAGTTTATAATACTACTGAGCAAAGAACAAAACAACCATTCTGGGTGACGTATCAAAAATGTACTTTCCTTATGAAAAGACTAAATAATTTGTTGTCATCCCTATTTGTGCACACAAGTACCTTCCTGAAAATATTGTTGAACAAAATTCAAAGGTGGCCTGCACATAATATGAGAAGAGGAAACCTAGAATGAGAACCCATCCAGTGTGCGAGAAGGAAAACCTTTTTCAGTACACATGGGGTGAGAATTTTATCAACATGTGGACAAGACATCCACCCTAAAACTGTTACCCCTTAACATCAGACATTCAAGCACCATATGGACAAAGGCCTACGCATGGAATTTATCAAAATAAGTTTTTTATTGTAGAGtccgtgaaaaaaaaatcaatattgtGCTGTAGAATACAGAATTTATAACCTCcaccaagaaaaacaaaaaacaagaattaCAACCGATTACTCCCTGAGGCACTAGAACGACTCAGTAAAATCTGAATATTTAACATACggtgacatacacatacataaaaaggCACTTTTAATCATCTGACAGTAatttaaatacattattattataataaaacaGAATTATTTAAGAGTAGGAATGATTACATACAGTCAGCTATGATTGTCATCATCATGCTAATCTGCAGGACAATCAGTATCAGTGTCATTGTATGGCTAGAATCCATGTACATAAATAcctttgaaatgacagtttgtGGGCATCTCCCTGAAGAGAGCTAAGCAGATGTGCTTCGAAGTTACGAACGACCTATGACTAACTCTTTTGGGAAAATGGAGAGTTGTGCACATAGTTACACAGAATAAAGGCAGTGGTATGACCAAGGCGAACAACATAGCCGTGTGGATCCCCCCCGACTCCATTTACTCTCTTCCTGActccatttcttcttttttccctgTGCTTTAGAAGGCAGGCTTACTCATATACTCCTCCATAGTCTGAAAAGCAAGAGACACAACGCACATAAAATCCGTAAtccaatacacacaacacattcagtCAAACACGTTACACACCAGAATACACTGAGCCACTGTCACGCTACTATGATTGAGCTCAGGAGACGAGACACAGGGATTGACTATTGCCTATTGATCCCGTCACTCACTCCACTTGTCACAACATGAAGATCCCCAAGGCCTCAGCGAGAGGGCTGCCAGTTCACGCAAGACTGCAGTGACTGAAGCCCTCTCTGGCTCTGCCAGGCTTTGACAGCAGGGAGATCTGGAGCTATACGAGTCATTCGCAAAAACACCTGTCTCATCTTTGGCCTGAAACTGTCGGCTCTTCTCTTTATTATCTCTAAAGCCTAATTGTTCTTGTCTGCGGCTATTTCAGTGTCTGCAATTATGTACATGGACAGGCACTAAGATGTGGTTGGAGGAAACAGCATCGCTAGGCACTTAACAATAGCTCCAGATTAGAGATTCTGgactgttcttttttctttttttttgcaagccTGTCGGTACAAAAGCAGCCCAGGGAGAATGTGGACACAGCCATTTAAGGAAATGACACAAGCTTTCCCGAAAGCACAACCAACTAAAACTTTCTTGTGAGCCACTGAGAGACTGCTTAATATGAAGTCTGGAATAGCTCAATTAATTTCCAAAGTCTTAACTTTGTCTACGTAAAACGTGCCAGTGGTTTCAAGAATGCAATTTACTGGTATCCAACCATCTTGGTAAATTCCTCTTTAAAAACTCCTCATCTTCAACTCCAGCAGAGCAGGGTATGCTGCGGCGGAAAATTACCCCTTTCAGTCTGTGCACCACATCTGTTTGTTGCTGCAACTCAATTTTGCTCAAACTCAATTTTGGTCATgacaattatatatatatttatatggtaattttttttataatggtAACATGTCACAGTGACACATATGACATCATCCATAACATGTTTATGAAAAGATTCTGTGACTCTTTTGACAGAGTTCAGGTAAAGTGTTTCCATTTCAGTCTGTGCACCACATCTCTTTGTTGCTGCAACTCAGTTTAGCTCTCTGAAGCTTACTGCCCTCCAGAGCCTGTGATACTGACGTCTCTGTAACTCATGTTATTGATTGAACACTTTCCTGGAACCCTCTGTCATAAcactgacataaccatgtcatggCAGATGATTATATCTTGTTATAAGTTATTATTACAATAACTGGAGAGTGATATTGCAGTGTGATGTAACCATCATTGCAAAATGTAATGATAGGTTACTGTTCACAGTTCGATGCCCTAACAGCTTGTGACAGCATGTGAATttggatatttttttatgtcatccAAAATTCTAAGATCTATGGTCgtgactgatggagataattttcaaacactgttaatgacttaagagtataataatcaagtgccttgtattattaattaccttttatgaatcatgtacttatgtaagcaggaacatggcatGTTTCTGCGTGtttgtaacttagattattaggtgccacttcgtctgcatatgtacaagagcatgtttagaccagaggtgataagaagggtcgaactgtgcttcttccgaccttgtgcaaaactgccaagaaagggagcctcggacgtcagagatccaccacgtggttatccctgctgaaaactaaacttcGGTCTaaataaaccttgtgcgatgtgtttatcagggcttcacttcagccttgtgctgggagtgagcccgattgcaattgttgttgtttgtctaataaatatacttatatgcagctccggagtcctgaggtaactagggtgaattgtCACCTATCatagtcctgaggtaactagggtgaattttcacctattaGTGACAATTACAGATAATGGTAACATGTCAGTCATGTCACTGGAGATAGACCGTCATGATGACTAACAGGATATGACATCTTCCATAACAtgtttataattataataataatacttataaCATGACAAGGTTCTGTCACTTTTCTGACAGAGTTTAAGTAAAGTGCTCCCATTTTATTTTCATGGGCACATTGAGAGCCTGCATGGGCACCTGTGAGCTCTATTTGATCTCCAGCCATTCTCTGTGAGGTGCACTAGACACTATGGCACACTACAGCACTGATGAGAAAATTCCGCTTGAATGGATCTAATCATATTATTGTGGACACACCTGGGGCCCTGTGCCAGCCCATAATATTTACCTCCTGCAGCAGGTCTGAGGCCTCAATTGCCTTAGAGATGGACGTCTTGGATGTCTCCAGTATCTCCCCACCCATCAGGAATTCATCCAGAATGAAGTAAGCC encodes the following:
- the scg2b gene encoding secretogranin-2b, encoding MLLLPHKLSIGVAVLLALLHACAVQGASIRQHRLRGGEQGAYLAPSSDMVKALEYIESLKRRTGGLENPTADYDEVDKFRFLVQLASLQDESAPERGDDGWLESKAPQWVKGLLRALDQAGENTETAPPQASRPSKTRQKSAGTNGPVRDYAGLVKPHKKYPLMFEDEENVRDSAFKRATEDLDEQYTPQSLANMRSIFEELGKLSAKDQKRDNQKFYSNDQEDDDDDDMYRVRNLAYEDVTGGEDWVPYEEQVETEEMVKGSHEEFERGLGDSEEDVETIERRASQDPDDDTKLVDYYLLKVLEMSDQEQKRDRTGGQDSKRFIRPSIIDPQAINKLKAISLKMQVPPDELIEMLITGEIRKQERPVVGVERKTMPRYKGRIGKYYNRRLPDKFSNYISSDFKSEDILNLLDSLGSQKTYYPKQRPYKTTVSRFVTPNGHHGSLIMSDMNKALNKRKDDYDDTVDEDELATFLAAKVMTEYPDTDNSKRSVQSEAQEQFPYELYEEAMKDYFDQVDTGKSAPVKRDTEAKQETEFKNLNDDSASEPLDQQTPEPVQEEKEHRAKIVSGM